One Alnus glutinosa chromosome 3, dhAlnGlut1.1, whole genome shotgun sequence genomic region harbors:
- the LOC133864831 gene encoding peptide deformylase 1A, chloroplastic/mitochondrial encodes METLHRYSLRLRPISLADKCLKPATTTPIFRKTRIHDAVPGFPNPKPPFNRTFTAWKPYSSESTSVARAGWLLGLGEKKKVSLPDIVKAGDPVLHEPAREVEVGEIGSDRIQNIIDDMVKVMRKAPGVGLAAPQIGIPLRIIVLEDTKEYISYASKEETKAQDRRPFDLLVILNPKLKKKSNRTAVFFEGCLSVDGFRAVVERYLDVEVTGLDRYGQPIKVDASGWQARILQHECNHLDGTLYVDKMLPKTFRTVENLDLPLAEGCPKLGVC; translated from the exons ATGGAGACCCTCCACCGATACTCACTCCGTCTCCGCCCGATATCCCTCGCAGATAAATGCCTTAAACCCGCCACGACCACCCCTATATTTCGGAAAACCCGAATACACGATGCGGTACCTGGATTTCCCAACCCGAAACCGCCCTTTAATCGCACTTTCACCGCCTGGAAACCGTACAGTTCGGAGTCGACTTCCGTTGCCAGAGCAGGGTGGCTTCTGGGTCTcggagaaaagaagaaggtgaGCTTGCCCGATATCGTGAAGGCCGGTGACCCGGTTCTTCACGAACCGGCCCGCGAAGTTGAAGTTGGAGAAATTGGGTCGGACCGGATCCAGAACATAATTGATGACATGGTTAAGGTTATGAGGAAGGCTCCTGGGGTTGGCCTCGCTGCTCCTCAGATTGGAATCCCTCTAAGG ATAATAGTTTTAGAAGATACAAAAGAATATATTAGTTATGCATCCAAGGAAGAGACTAAAGCACAAGATAGACGACCTTTTGATCTTCTG GTCATTTTAAACCCAAAGCTTAAGAAGAAGAGCAACCGGACTGCAGTATTTTTTGAAGGGTGCCTGAG TGTTGATGGATTCAGAGCAGTGGTGGAGCGGTACCTCGATGTTGAGGTCACAGGTTTGGATCGTTATGGCCAACCTATTAAGGTAGATGCTTCAGGGTGGCAGGCCCGAATTTTACAGCATGAGTGTAATCATTTGGATGGAACTCTTTATGTTGATAAGATGCTTCCCAAAACATTCAGAACTGTAGAAAACTTGGACTTGCCCCTTGCTGAGGGATGCCCCAAGCTTGGCGTTTGCTAG